In Flavivirga abyssicola, the following are encoded in one genomic region:
- a CDS encoding T9SS type A sorting domain-containing protein produces the protein MKLKLFILLLCLNATIMFAQNESNFYNPNKNGNATVTINNLTGVKSNADSNRLNNAIASLSNTVSPNGKKGGTLTLLPNGGIKTFYLERVNILSNVHLKIDPSITIESVTNSTMIFRIGESAFAENVALTNIDENSNDRSKAFKVRLRAAVNTKEFVVKVGHVTNFKISGIDITDNYTKIAGIGMSTQAQSSDKNKIPRNGVVKNLRIRNAHVGYGLIQAQASKNVYFRNLNGKGGITLRLESGDDPLLKTTGSSIDRVFGRNIVVTNGDAAVNLSPHRSNQGSVDVKGIKAFGSTWAVQCSAGFIGREGTSNGAQDNKGTFSSVKLSISKIVGKANTAQIKSKDFKYFKCDTGQRDGYVAAFTDEVKRTYSSVRGESIGGGRTTASTGCTGGANNGCYATSITFPASSNITGTFQWSGSGTYGNTVPSCSSSSKITSSKETSNTDFDTETETGDNFSIYPNPTSGIVNINTEKGSGINIYNSMGSIVKTIKNTGKSNAINVNNLARGLYIVNTVSPAGKVNTSKLVIK, from the coding sequence ATGAAATTAAAACTATTTATTTTGCTCTTATGCTTAAATGCAACGATAATGTTTGCACAAAACGAAAGCAACTTTTACAATCCAAACAAAAATGGAAATGCAACTGTAACTATTAACAATTTAACAGGTGTTAAAAGTAATGCTGACAGTAATAGGCTTAACAATGCCATAGCATCACTTTCTAATACTGTTTCACCAAATGGTAAAAAGGGAGGTACACTAACCTTATTACCTAATGGAGGGATTAAAACGTTCTATCTAGAAAGAGTTAATATTTTAAGTAATGTTCATCTTAAAATAGACCCTTCGATAACTATTGAATCTGTAACCAATTCTACTATGATTTTTAGGATAGGAGAATCTGCTTTTGCAGAAAATGTAGCACTAACTAATATTGATGAAAATTCTAATGATAGAAGTAAGGCTTTTAAGGTTAGACTTAGAGCCGCAGTAAATACAAAAGAGTTTGTTGTTAAAGTTGGGCATGTTACAAACTTTAAAATATCCGGAATCGATATTACTGACAATTATACTAAAATAGCTGGAATTGGAATGTCCACGCAAGCGCAATCTTCAGATAAGAATAAAATACCAAGAAATGGTGTGGTAAAAAACTTAAGAATTAGAAATGCACATGTAGGCTATGGCTTAATTCAAGCACAAGCTTCTAAAAATGTGTACTTTAGAAACTTAAATGGTAAGGGCGGGATTACGTTACGTTTAGAATCAGGTGACGACCCATTGTTAAAAACGACAGGATCTTCTATAGATCGAGTTTTTGGAAGAAACATTGTTGTAACAAATGGAGATGCTGCTGTAAATTTATCTCCACATAGATCAAATCAGGGTTCTGTTGATGTTAAAGGTATTAAAGCCTTTGGTTCTACTTGGGCAGTACAGTGTTCTGCTGGTTTTATTGGTAGAGAAGGTACATCAAATGGAGCTCAGGATAATAAAGGAACATTCAGTAGCGTAAAATTAAGCATCAGTAAAATTGTTGGGAAAGCAAATACAGCCCAAATTAAATCAAAAGATTTCAAATATTTTAAATGTGATACAGGGCAAAGAGATGGCTATGTTGCTGCTTTCACAGATGAAGTTAAAAGGACGTATTCTAGTGTACGAGGAGAATCTATAGGAGGAGGAAGGACTACTGCTTCAACGGGTTGTACAGGTGGTGCCAATAATGGTTGCTATGCAACTAGCATCACATTCCCTGCTAGTAGTAACATAACAGGAACCTTTCAATGGTCTGGAAGCGGAACTTACGGAAATACTGTACCATCTTGTTCTAGCAGTAGTAAAATTACTTCTTCTAAAGAAACTTCAAATACAGACTTTGACACGGAAACGGAAACTGGCGATAATTTCTCCATATATCCAAATCCTACATCAGGAATTGTAAACATTAATACTGAAAAAGGAAGTGGTATTAATATTTACAATTCTATGGGCTCAATTGTAAAAACTATAAAAAATACTGGTAAATCCAATGCTATAAATGTTAATAACCTTGCTAGGGGCTTATACATTGTAAATACAGTATCGCCAGCTGGAAAAGTAAATACAAGCAAATTAGTTATAAAATAG